A genomic segment from Nodularia sphaerocarpa UHCC 0038 encodes:
- a CDS encoding adenylosuccinate synthase, with translation MANVIVIGAQWGDEGKGKITDLLSRSADVVVRYQGGVNAGHTIVVEGQTFKLHLIPSGILYPNTECIIGCGTVIDPQVLIAELDQLEELNISTAKLLISETAHVTMPYHRLIDQASEERRGSYKIGTTGRGIGPTYADKSERTGIRILDLMDSEALREKLEWTINYKNTILEKLYNLPPLNPQEVIEQYLGYAERLRPYVVDTSLKIYDSILKRRNILFEGAQGTLLDLDHGTYPYVTSSNPVAGGACVGTGLGPTMIDRVIGVSKAYTTRVGEGPFPTELDGEVGELLCDRGAEFGTTTGRKRRCGWFDAVIGRYAVRINGMDCMALTKLDVLDELEEIQVCVAYEIDGERCEHFPTSSRRFAQCRPIYKTLPGWQVSTKECRTLEDLPQQALDYLKFLAELMEVPIAIVSLGASRDQTIIVEDPIHGPKRALLHPDGTPASLLSA, from the coding sequence TTGGCTAACGTAATTGTCATAGGTGCCCAGTGGGGCGATGAAGGAAAAGGTAAAATAACAGATTTACTCAGCCGCTCCGCAGATGTGGTGGTACGTTACCAAGGGGGAGTGAACGCTGGACATACCATAGTAGTCGAAGGTCAGACGTTTAAGCTGCACTTAATCCCCTCTGGTATTCTGTACCCAAATACTGAGTGTATTATTGGCTGTGGAACAGTCATAGATCCACAGGTCTTAATAGCAGAACTCGATCAACTCGAAGAATTAAATATTTCTACTGCCAAGCTGTTAATATCTGAAACAGCCCATGTCACGATGCCTTATCATCGGTTGATTGACCAGGCATCAGAGGAGCGACGCGGAAGTTATAAAATCGGCACTACAGGTAGAGGCATTGGCCCCACCTATGCTGATAAATCAGAGCGTACAGGCATCAGAATTTTAGACTTGATGGACTCCGAAGCGCTACGTGAGAAATTGGAATGGACGATTAATTATAAAAACACAATTTTAGAAAAACTTTACAACCTACCACCCCTCAATCCCCAAGAAGTAATTGAGCAATATCTTGGTTACGCTGAACGCTTGCGGCCTTACGTGGTTGATACATCATTAAAAATATATGATTCGATCCTGAAGCGGCGCAATATTTTGTTTGAAGGCGCACAAGGTACGCTTCTTGATTTAGATCATGGTACTTACCCCTATGTCACCTCTTCTAACCCGGTAGCGGGTGGGGCTTGCGTTGGTACGGGTCTGGGACCGACAATGATTGATCGGGTGATTGGGGTGTCAAAAGCGTACACGACGCGGGTAGGAGAAGGACCTTTTCCCACCGAATTAGATGGAGAAGTGGGAGAATTATTGTGCGATCGCGGGGCGGAATTTGGCACAACTACAGGACGCAAGCGGCGCTGTGGCTGGTTTGATGCCGTTATCGGTCGCTATGCAGTGCGAATTAATGGTATGGACTGTATGGCCCTTACCAAACTCGATGTTCTCGACGAACTAGAGGAAATTCAAGTCTGTGTCGCCTACGAAATAGATGGGGAACGTTGCGAACACTTCCCCACCAGTTCCCGTCGGTTTGCTCAATGTCGCCCGATTTACAAAACCCTCCCAGGATGGCAGGTATCGACGAAGGAATGTCGTACGCTGGAAGACTTACCGCAGCAAGCACTAGACTACCTGAAATTCTTAGCCGAATTGATGGAAGTTCCCATTGCGATCGTCTCATTAGGAGCTAGTCGCGATCAAACCATCATCGTTGAAGACCCAATTCACGGGCCAAAACGTGCCTTATTGCATCCTGACGGTACACCAGCCTCTTTGCTAAGTGCTTAG
- the rplY gene encoding 50S ribosomal protein L25, with protein sequence MAIKVESQKRPEGSKPNALRRSGLIPANLYGHKGAESISLVVPAKTVERMLKFADVNKTEIELDIPELEWTGTTVLREVQSHPAKGFIYHVSFFATPKD encoded by the coding sequence ATGGCTATTAAAGTCGAATCTCAAAAGCGACCAGAAGGTAGTAAGCCAAATGCTTTACGCCGTTCTGGTCTGATCCCAGCCAATTTGTACGGTCACAAAGGTGCTGAATCAATTTCTCTGGTAGTTCCAGCTAAAACCGTTGAGCGTATGCTCAAATTTGCTGATGTTAACAAAACAGAAATTGAACTGGATATCCCAGAACTGGAGTGGACAGGTACAACTGTACTCAGAGAAGTTCAATCCCATCCAGCGAAGGGTTTTATCTACCACGTGAGCTTTTTTGCAACTCCGAAAGACTAA
- a CDS encoding AAA family ATPase yields MTQVNLPVLIQQMLQPGFYPHPVTEPIQLIQTHISYVLLTGDYAYKLKKPVNFGFLDFSTLEKRKHFCQEELRLNQRGAAELYLEVLPVTMVDEQHHLGGAGKAVEYALKMRQFPQELLFSTLFEQGKLNETHLEDLGKVVAEYHAKSTTNDYIRSFGEVPQVRAAIDENYQQTDKYIGGPQTPKQFQETKQYTDNFFLERPELFTSRVENNYIRECHGDLHLRNIALWHDKITLFDCIEFNEPFRFVDVMYDVAFTVMDLEARQRPDLANAFLNTYVEQTGDWEGLQVLPLYLSRQAYVRAKVTSFLLDDLGVPATAKEEAAKTAAQYYHQAWEYTKPKAGKLLLMSGLSGSGKSTTAKYLAREFKAIQIRSDAVRKHLGGISLGERGGDDLYTPEMTQKTYARLLDLGIILAQQGFNVILDAKYDKEHLRQEAIAKAEKHQLPLQIIYCTAPLEVVQERLAKRTGDIADATVDLLTSQVQQAEAFTAAEKPYVQIWDTTQPPQTQLK; encoded by the coding sequence ATGACACAAGTAAATCTTCCAGTTTTAATTCAGCAGATGTTACAGCCGGGATTTTATCCCCATCCAGTTACAGAACCAATTCAACTGATTCAAACTCATATTTCCTATGTCTTACTTACAGGAGATTACGCCTATAAGCTGAAAAAACCAGTGAATTTTGGCTTTTTGGATTTTTCGACTTTAGAAAAACGCAAACATTTTTGTCAGGAAGAATTACGGTTAAATCAACGCGGTGCGGCTGAACTGTATTTGGAAGTATTACCTGTGACTATGGTTGATGAGCAACATCATCTGGGGGGAGCAGGAAAGGCTGTAGAATATGCGCTGAAAATGCGCCAGTTTCCCCAGGAGTTGCTGTTTAGCACATTATTTGAGCAAGGTAAGTTAAATGAGACTCACCTGGAGGATTTGGGGAAAGTTGTGGCTGAATATCACGCTAAATCTACAACTAACGATTATATTCGCAGTTTTGGCGAAGTGCCGCAGGTAAGGGCAGCAATTGATGAGAATTACCAACAAACTGATAAGTATATTGGTGGTCCTCAGACACCCAAACAGTTTCAGGAGACAAAGCAATATACAGACAACTTTTTTTTAGAACGTCCAGAATTATTTACCAGCCGAGTTGAAAATAACTATATCCGCGAATGTCACGGTGATTTACACCTGAGAAATATTGCTCTGTGGCATGATAAGATTACCCTCTTTGACTGCATTGAGTTTAATGAGCCGTTTCGCTTTGTCGATGTTATGTATGATGTGGCGTTTACGGTGATGGATTTAGAGGCGCGACAACGCCCTGATTTGGCTAATGCGTTTTTGAATACCTACGTTGAGCAAACTGGTGATTGGGAAGGTTTGCAGGTACTACCTTTGTATTTAAGCCGTCAGGCTTATGTTAGGGCGAAGGTGACTTCATTTCTGTTAGATGACCTTGGTGTGCCGGCGACAGCTAAGGAAGAGGCGGCAAAAACGGCGGCACAATATTATCACCAGGCTTGGGAGTATACTAAACCCAAAGCCGGAAAACTGCTTTTAATGTCTGGGCTGTCGGGTTCGGGAAAGTCTACAACTGCAAAATATTTAGCCCGTGAATTCAAAGCTATTCAGATTCGCTCTGATGCAGTGCGGAAACATTTGGGGGGAATTTCTCTTGGGGAACGTGGTGGGGATGATTTATATACCCCTGAGATGACTCAAAAAACTTATGCTCGATTATTGGATTTGGGAATTATCCTGGCGCAGCAAGGTTTTAATGTGATTTTAGATGCGAAGTATGATAAAGAACATCTGCGACAAGAGGCGATCGCCAAAGCAGAAAAACACCAACTTCCCCTGCAAATCATTTACTGCACAGCACCTTTAGAAGTTGTGCAAGAACGTCTGGCTAAACGCACTGGTGATATTGCTGATGCTACAGTCGATTTATTAACATCGCAAGTTCAGCAAGCCGAAGCATTTACCGCCGCCGAAAAACCCTATGTGCAGATTTGGGATACAACTCAACCGCCACAGACACAATTAAAATAG
- a CDS encoding YdcF family protein, whose translation MFLYLSKLLPLFFYPLGLVSISLIVALVTLWKRPRIAAIAISLALSLLLVCSNAWVSKSLVRSLEWQHLPSNPVPNAEAIVVLGGATKSAYPPRTTVDLSESGDRVIYAAQLYRQNKAPIIILSGGRIDWRGGGSPESADMADILTSIGIPSEVMIQEPDSLNTYQNAVNVKKILQSRGIGKVLLVTSAMHMPRSLKIFQRQGMDVIAAPTDFLVSEGELQELSSTPKAAILNLLPDTSNLQQFTNALKEYIGSFVYSWRGWL comes from the coding sequence ATGTTTTTATACCTCTCTAAGTTACTACCACTATTTTTTTATCCTCTGGGACTAGTGAGTATTAGCTTGATAGTGGCATTGGTAACGTTGTGGAAACGACCACGCATAGCAGCGATCGCCATTTCTTTGGCTTTAAGTTTATTGCTGGTTTGCAGTAATGCTTGGGTGTCAAAATCTTTAGTGCGATCACTGGAATGGCAACATCTTCCTTCTAACCCAGTCCCGAATGCAGAGGCGATTGTTGTTTTAGGTGGTGCAACTAAATCAGCTTATCCTCCCCGGACTACTGTTGATTTAAGTGAATCAGGCGATAGGGTAATTTATGCGGCTCAATTATATCGCCAAAACAAAGCCCCAATCATTATTCTCAGTGGAGGACGTATTGATTGGCGTGGTGGTGGTTCCCCAGAATCGGCAGATATGGCAGATATCCTCACCTCGATTGGTATCCCCTCTGAGGTCATGATCCAGGAACCAGATTCTCTGAATACTTATCAAAATGCCGTAAATGTCAAGAAAATTTTACAATCTCGTGGTATTGGTAAAGTATTATTAGTGACTTCGGCAATGCATATGCCGCGATCGCTGAAAATTTTCCAGCGTCAAGGTATGGATGTCATTGCTGCACCAACTGATTTTCTCGTCAGTGAAGGTGAACTGCAAGAACTCAGCAGCACTCCCAAAGCTGCTATCCTCAATTTATTACCTGACACCAGTAACCTACAGCAATTTACTAACGCCCTCAAAGAATATATTGGCAGTTTTGTATATAGCTGGCGCGGTTGGCTGTGA
- a CDS encoding ferredoxin-thioredoxin reductase variable chain, producing MQVEMLVEQQKLDINVAMKVGDRVRVKESVVVYHDPEHRGQAFDIKGTEGEVIGIATEWQGRPVSANLPILVRFTKKFKAHLRENELEVI from the coding sequence ATGCAGGTGGAGATGCTTGTGGAACAGCAAAAGCTAGATATAAATGTTGCTATGAAAGTTGGCGATCGCGTCCGTGTTAAAGAGTCGGTGGTAGTGTATCATGATCCTGAGCATCGCGGTCAGGCTTTTGATATCAAAGGTACAGAAGGTGAAGTCATCGGTATTGCTACTGAATGGCAAGGTAGACCGGTCAGCGCTAATCTGCCAATTTTAGTCAGGTTTACTAAAAAATTTAAAGCTCATTTACGTGAAAATGAGTTGGAAGTCATTTAA
- a CDS encoding PP2C family protein-serine/threonine phosphatase, whose product MISTQQIIYCVNPDCTNPINPLGESVCASCETPLVHRYLWASGSLASAISPRTKVLDRYEVITQQVWLDTQPGLAPTVPEELPTAVMPYLRLYTERLHLPEVYGFVHSEEASADDILLLENVPIDERGNLYPSIAQGWEQATAVRQVYWLWQILQLWKPLSELGVAHSLLIPDNVRSHGWCVRLLELHQTPDTQKPSLQDLAQCWQPWIASVNTPVSPELENIVQQMCSTEAQLEIISTQLNALLLSAAAELPLTLQVAGATDIGPELRHNEDNCYPMTASDFNDAVMPRLTIVCDGIGGHQGGEVASQLAVQSLKLQIRALLTEVAEQTELIPPDLFQSQLEASLRVVNNVISACNDEQNRQGRERMATTLVMAVQVPQRVPTTSGCQSDNAHELYLAHIGDSRAYWITSNYCQLLTVDDIVATREVRSARSLYRSALESIDATALTQALGIKDAEFLHIAIKRLILEEDGVLLLCSDGLSDHNLVEKSWPDYVIPVLAGEISVEDALSNWINLANEKNGHDNTAVVMTLCRVSREYLVPVTPSLLSEELEEPEEPEAPEELEAPEELEAPEELVEESTLAESSQALLDLDLTLDNSPESPIPIPTTVKPPSRRKPVVLIGGLLAVVVGGTSLGLFALLQFRPQAFSQLCRQLPPRMQLLCPERK is encoded by the coding sequence ATGATTTCGACACAGCAAATAATTTATTGCGTCAATCCAGACTGTACTAACCCCATTAATCCTCTGGGGGAAAGTGTTTGTGCAAGTTGCGAAACTCCTTTAGTTCACCGCTATCTCTGGGCTAGTGGTTCCTTAGCGTCCGCTATTTCACCCAGAACTAAGGTGCTAGATAGGTATGAGGTAATTACACAACAAGTTTGGTTAGATACTCAGCCGGGGTTAGCGCCCACAGTACCTGAAGAGTTACCAACAGCAGTTATGCCTTATTTAAGGCTATATACAGAACGGTTACACCTGCCGGAAGTTTATGGCTTTGTTCACTCTGAAGAAGCAAGTGCAGATGATATCCTCTTGCTGGAAAATGTGCCGATAGATGAGAGAGGAAATCTCTACCCCAGTATTGCCCAGGGATGGGAACAAGCAACGGCGGTGAGACAAGTTTATTGGTTATGGCAAATTTTGCAACTGTGGAAACCTTTATCTGAGTTAGGAGTTGCCCATAGTTTATTGATACCAGATAATGTGCGATCGCACGGTTGGTGTGTCCGACTATTGGAACTTCACCAAACACCAGATACTCAAAAACCGAGTTTACAGGATTTGGCTCAATGTTGGCAGCCTTGGATTGCATCTGTAAATACCCCAGTATCTCCAGAATTAGAAAATATCGTTCAACAGATGTGTAGCACTGAGGCGCAGTTAGAAATTATTTCTACTCAACTCAATGCCTTATTACTTTCAGCTGCGGCAGAATTACCCTTAACTCTGCAAGTGGCAGGAGCAACCGATATTGGACCGGAATTGCGGCACAATGAAGACAATTGCTACCCCATGACTGCTAGTGACTTCAATGACGCAGTAATGCCACGGTTAACCATTGTTTGTGATGGTATTGGTGGACACCAAGGCGGTGAAGTTGCCAGTCAATTGGCTGTACAGTCTCTAAAACTGCAAATCAGGGCTTTGTTAACCGAAGTAGCAGAACAAACTGAACTCATTCCGCCGGATTTATTCCAGTCACAACTAGAAGCCAGCTTGCGGGTAGTGAATAATGTCATTAGTGCTTGTAATGACGAACAGAACCGCCAAGGCAGAGAACGCATGGCCACAACCCTCGTGATGGCGGTACAAGTGCCGCAACGAGTGCCAACTACCTCTGGATGCCAGTCAGATAATGCCCATGAACTGTATTTAGCTCATATTGGCGATAGTCGTGCTTATTGGATAACTTCCAACTACTGCCAGCTACTGACAGTAGATGATATTGTGGCGACGCGAGAAGTGCGTTCTGCCCGCAGTCTGTATCGTTCAGCCCTGGAAAGCATAGATGCAACTGCCCTCACCCAAGCATTGGGGATAAAAGATGCTGAATTTTTACACATTGCTATTAAACGCTTGATTTTGGAAGAAGACGGTGTATTGCTGCTGTGTTCTGATGGTTTAAGTGATCATAATTTGGTAGAAAAATCCTGGCCCGATTATGTGATACCCGTGTTAGCAGGTGAAATTTCAGTTGAAGATGCCCTCAGCAATTGGATTAATTTAGCAAATGAGAAAAATGGTCATGATAATACTGCTGTAGTCATGACTCTTTGCCGAGTATCCAGAGAATATCTTGTGCCGGTGACTCCATCATTGCTTTCAGAAGAACTAGAAGAACCAGAAGAACCAGAAGCACCAGAAGAACTAGAAGCACCAGAAGAACTAGAAGCACCAGAAGAACTAGTAGAAGAATCTACCTTGGCGGAAAGTTCCCAAGCATTGCTGGATTTGGATTTGACACTTGATAATTCTCCTGAGTCACCCATCCCCATCCCCACTACAGTCAAACCACCAAGTCGGCGTAAGCCTGTGGTGCTAATTGGGGGATTATTGGCTGTGGTGGTGGGGGGTACAAGTTTGGGATTATTTGCTTTATTGCAATTTCGTCCTCAAGCATTTTCACAGCTATGTCGGCAACTTCCCCCAAGAATGCAATTATTATGTCCCGAACGCAAGTAA
- a CDS encoding NfeD family protein yields the protein MPSYTLIWLLAGSVLCLIELFLPSAFVEFMMGISAFLVALLSLVGLGNLWLQVGAWLLLSTALILLSRRFLQPRRRKSKMPDTVLAETLTEIPAGETGRVLYEGNSWRAKCDDEQLSVAPNQRVYVVRREGTTLIVMPNYLLH from the coding sequence ATGCCAAGTTATACCTTAATCTGGCTCTTGGCAGGATCTGTTCTGTGTTTAATAGAACTTTTCTTACCATCGGCTTTTGTGGAATTCATGATGGGAATTAGTGCCTTTCTCGTGGCGCTACTATCTCTAGTGGGTTTGGGGAATTTATGGCTACAAGTTGGGGCTTGGTTACTGCTTTCCACAGCTTTAATTTTGCTTTCTCGGCGGTTTTTGCAACCGCGCCGACGCAAATCGAAAATGCCAGATACAGTTTTAGCCGAAACTTTAACAGAAATTCCGGCTGGGGAAACCGGACGGGTGCTATACGAGGGAAATTCTTGGCGCGCAAAATGTGACGATGAACAACTGAGCGTAGCACCCAATCAAAGGGTTTATGTAGTCAGAAGAGAAGGCACTACCTTGATTGTGATGCCTAATTATTTATTGCATTGA
- a CDS encoding SPFH domain-containing protein, whose translation MGNFFLLIFLALGGSAVAGSVKVVNQGNEVLVERLGSYEKKLGPGLNFVIPFLDKIVYQQTIREKVLDIPPQKCITRDNVGIEVDAVVYWRIVDMEKAWYKVENLHAAMTNLVLTQIRSEMGQLELDKTFTARSQINEMLLRELDIATDPWGVKITRVELRDIVPSQTVRESMELQMAAERRRRAAILTSEGERESAVNSARGKAEAQILDAEARQKSTILHAEAQQKSIVLQAQAERQQQVLKAQATSEALQIITKTLNSEPGAQEALQFLLAQSYLEMGTKIGSSDSSKVMFMDPRSIPATLEGMRSIVSDANPLFGGEIPRDNQNRSS comes from the coding sequence ATGGGTAACTTTTTTTTACTAATCTTCTTGGCGCTTGGTGGTTCTGCGGTTGCAGGATCTGTAAAGGTTGTCAATCAAGGTAATGAAGTCTTGGTAGAAAGATTGGGTAGCTATGAGAAAAAGCTGGGGCCAGGGCTGAATTTTGTCATCCCTTTTTTAGATAAAATCGTCTACCAACAAACTATCCGCGAAAAAGTCTTAGATATTCCTCCCCAAAAATGTATTACCCGTGACAATGTGGGGATTGAAGTTGATGCGGTGGTTTACTGGCGGATTGTGGATATGGAAAAAGCCTGGTATAAGGTGGAAAATCTCCATGCAGCCATGACAAATTTGGTTTTAACTCAAATTCGCTCGGAAATGGGACAATTGGAGTTAGATAAAACCTTTACCGCCCGCTCTCAAATCAATGAAATGTTATTGCGGGAGTTAGATATTGCTACTGACCCTTGGGGTGTGAAAATTACACGGGTGGAATTGCGAGATATTGTCCCATCCCAGACGGTGCGAGAGTCAATGGAGTTGCAAATGGCAGCAGAACGGCGCAGACGGGCGGCAATTCTGACTTCTGAGGGGGAACGGGAATCTGCTGTTAATAGCGCTAGGGGTAAGGCTGAGGCGCAAATTTTGGACGCTGAAGCTCGGCAAAAATCCACAATTCTCCATGCAGAAGCCCAACAAAAATCTATTGTGTTGCAAGCTCAAGCTGAACGCCAGCAACAGGTTCTCAAGGCACAAGCAACTTCAGAAGCACTGCAAATTATCACTAAAACTCTCAATAGTGAACCAGGCGCACAAGAAGCGTTACAGTTTTTACTAGCACAAAGTTATTTGGAAATGGGTACGAAGATTGGCAGCAGTGATAGCAGTAAGGTGATGTTTATGGACCCCCGCAGTATTCCTGCTACTTTGGAGGGGATGCGTTCGATTGTTTCTGATGCTAACCCTTTGTTTGGCGGTGAGATACCAAGGGATAATCAAAATCGTTCTAGCTAA
- a CDS encoding Fur family transcriptional regulator, with protein sequence MRAVHTRSQERILSLLKTIKQGISAQDIYVELRNRNQSMGLATVYRSLEGLKLEGMVQVRTLANGEALYNLAQQDKHHLTCLQCGVSIPINQCPVHDLEGELESSHKFKIFYHTLEFFGLCRQCQMNQAASL encoded by the coding sequence ATGAGAGCCGTACACACTCGCAGTCAAGAGCGGATTTTGAGCCTGCTGAAAACCATTAAACAAGGCATTTCTGCCCAAGATATTTACGTAGAATTACGTAACCGAAATCAAAGCATGGGTTTAGCAACAGTTTACCGCTCCTTGGAGGGATTAAAACTAGAAGGTATGGTGCAGGTCAGGACATTGGCTAACGGTGAAGCCCTCTATAACCTAGCCCAGCAAGACAAGCACCATCTCACTTGTCTCCAGTGCGGCGTTTCGATTCCCATTAATCAATGTCCTGTTCATGACCTCGAAGGCGAATTAGAATCCAGTCATAAATTTAAAATTTTCTACCACACATTGGAATTTTTTGGTTTGTGTCGTCAATGCCAAATGAATCAAGCTGCTAGCTTATGA
- the purS gene encoding phosphoribosylformylglycinamidine synthase subunit PurS, translating to MQRKYIAKIFVTLRPSVLDPAGVAVQSGLQQLGYNNVEQVRIGKYIELTITSTEEIKARQDLERICDQMLANPVIENYRFDLIEVETQTGVI from the coding sequence GTGCAAAGGAAGTATATAGCTAAAATTTTCGTGACGCTTCGTCCTTCAGTCTTAGACCCTGCTGGTGTGGCTGTACAATCCGGTCTCCAGCAACTGGGATACAACAATGTGGAACAGGTGCGGATTGGGAAGTACATTGAACTAACCATCACTTCGACTGAAGAGATTAAAGCGCGTCAAGACCTTGAACGTATCTGTGATCAAATGCTAGCAAATCCGGTGATTGAAAATTATCGCTTTGATTTGATAGAGGTGGAAACACAAACGGGAGTCATTTAA
- the purQ gene encoding phosphoribosylformylglycinamidine synthase subunit PurQ gives MKFGVLVFPGSNCDRDVAYVTRDLLGQPTRMVWHQDTDIADVDVIIVPGGFSYGDYLRCGAIAQFSPVMQQVIAHAQKGKFVLGICNGFQVLTEAGLLPGALTRNRDLHFICDRVPLQIERTDTKWTQAYTTGETITLPIAHGEGRFYADPATLSAIEDHGQVVFRYAGENPNGSLNNIAGICNRQGNVLGMMPHPERASDASLGSSDGLRLFQGLLEQIAALEGV, from the coding sequence ATGAAATTTGGGGTTTTGGTTTTTCCGGGTTCTAATTGCGATCGCGATGTGGCTTATGTGACCAGAGACTTGCTGGGTCAACCGACTCGCATGGTTTGGCATCAAGACACAGATATTGCTGATGTAGATGTAATAATTGTACCAGGTGGTTTTAGTTACGGTGATTATTTGCGCTGTGGTGCGATCGCTCAATTCTCGCCTGTAATGCAGCAGGTAATTGCTCATGCACAGAAAGGTAAATTTGTCCTCGGTATTTGCAACGGATTTCAGGTATTAACTGAAGCAGGGTTGTTACCAGGGGCATTAACGAGGAATCGAGATTTGCATTTTATATGCGATCGCGTCCCCTTGCAAATTGAGCGTACCGACACCAAATGGACGCAAGCCTACACAACGGGTGAAACGATCACTTTACCCATTGCCCACGGTGAAGGGCGATTTTATGCTGATCCAGCCACCTTATCAGCCATTGAAGATCATGGGCAAGTCGTCTTCCGCTATGCAGGAGAAAATCCCAACGGTTCACTCAACAACATCGCCGGCATTTGCAATCGACAAGGCAACGTTTTGGGCATGATGCCGCACCCAGAAAGGGCATCAGATGCCTCCTTGGGGAGTAGTGACGGGTTGAGACTATTTCAAGGGTTGTTAGAGCAAATAGCCGCCTTAGAGGGTGTTTGA